Proteins from one Asterias rubens chromosome 21, eAstRub1.3, whole genome shotgun sequence genomic window:
- the LOC117304375 gene encoding protein-L-isoaspartate O-methyltransferase domain-containing protein 1-like, protein MGGAVSAGEDNNHLVDNLREADYIKTEQVEKVFRAVDRINYYLDGYKDNAYKDLAWKHGNIHLSAPCIYSEVMEALKLEPNLSFLNIGSGTGYLSTMVGLVLGAHGINHGLEIHLDVIEFAKGRLDNFIKESSSFDQYELCEPKFVQGNGLLLCSGCRTYDRVYCGAACPAEHENYMKNLLKVGGVLVMPLEDQLKQITRVGQSEWDSKNILPVSFAPLILPSMTEGQSFSTVELPEVNSKSLQDLSRIKIRTIIRDIVNVEHPPTQSGKRQPRKPPPRRMPNCIMIRNVSNMLELAGELMSDYDYDSDEILEEEEEEDKEEEQKEEEGEDWKKQDFETDDSERGERHGSGDGDSKAKEKNGRRGSHNGRQRHQRGPGYSPSTSRPGRYVVEFSHHPPESNVEDNPQERESPTPQPDEQRKTTMEECLSEAFEFARSLKRAYDNGPPQDRKRVNDGQSECESMEEIQGACADDPLYSMNELADFDKDPHSSPAPPSSQKEMKNKTAQEEVRKSTPDNGLAKQQGNISPMIHTPPEHDNGDASNAKSVMEDTWRRSRSPPPVDSRPSQMRHSYPLRSRDHHARGEESGNSSDSSQTSSSGVSDDMIFDHLKRKKRLGKQRKKAAAPLPSGPNYLKEKIVQLPLPQSLISYLLYHREI, encoded by the exons ATGGGTGGAGCAGTGAGCGCCGGGGAAGACAACAATCATCTCGTTGACAATCTCCGAGAAGCCGATTACATCAAGACAGAGCAGGTGGAGAAAGTCTTCCGAGCTGTTGATCGCATCAACTACTACTTAGATGGATATAAAGACAATGCTTACAAG GACCTAGCCTGGAAACACGGGAACATACATCTCTCAGCTCCATGCATCTACTCTGAGGTAATGGAAGCATTGAAACTGGAGCCTAACTTGTCCTTTCTAAACATTGGCAGTGGTACAGGCTACCTTAGTACAATGGTTGGACTAGTCTTAG gggcacatGGTATTAATCATGGTTTGGAGATCCATTTAGACGTGATTGAGTTTGCCAAGGGTAGACTAGACAACTTTATCAAGGAGTCCTCTTCCTTTGATCAGTATGAACTCTGTGAACCCAAGTTTGTGCAAG GTAACGGTCTACTGCTGTGTTCTGGGTGCCGTACCTACGACAGGGTTTACTGTGGTGCTGCCTGCCCAGCTGAGCATGAAAACTACATGAAGAATCTCCTGAAGGTGGGCGGGGTACTAGTCATGCCGCTGGAAGATCAG CTAAAGCAGATCACACGCGTCGGTCAGAGCGAATGGGATAGCAAGAATATTCTGCCAGTGTCGTTTGCTCCCCTCATCCTCCCATCTATGACAGAGGGACAAAGCTTCTCAACTGTGGAACTAC CTGAGGTCAACTCAAAATCTCTACAAGACCTCTCTCGCATCAAAATCCGCACAATCATCCGGGACATTGTCAACGTGGAGCACCCTCCAACTCAGAGCGGTAAACGGCAGCCGCGTAAGCCTCCACCACGTCGCATGCCGAACTGCATCATGATACGCAACGTCAGCAACATGCTGGAACTCGCTGGAGAGCTGATGAGCGACTACGACTACGATAGCGATGAGATCTTAGAGGAGGAAGAAGAGGAAGATAAAGAGGAGGAGCAGAAGGAGGAAGAGGGCGAAGACTGGAAGAAACAGGACTTTGAGACAGACGATTCTGAGAGAGGAGAAAGACATGGAAGTGGTGACGGAGATTCCAAAGCGAAGGAGAAAAATGGGAGACGCGGAAGCCATAACGGTCGACAGAGACACCAGAGAGGTCCCGGCTACTCGCCGTCCACGTCTCGTCCAGGTAGGTATGTGGTGGAGTTCAGTCACCACCCACCGGAGAGTAACGTCGAGGACAACCCGCAAGAGCGGGAATCCCCAACGCCGCAGCCTGATGAGCAGCGGAAAACCACTATGGAGGAATGTCTAAGCGAAGCCTTTGAATTTGCCCGAAGTCTAAAGCGGGCATATGACAACGGGCCCCCGCAGGACAGAAAGCGAGTCAACGATGGACAGAGCGAGTGTGAGTCGATGGAAGAGATACAGGGTGCTTGCGCTGATGATCCTTTGTACTCGATGAACGAATTGGCAGACTTTGACAAAGACCCTCACTCATCGCCGGCTCCGCCATCATCCCAAAAGGAGATGAAAAATAAAACGGCACAAGAGGAAGTGAGGAAGTCAACACCGGATAATGGTCTGGCAAAACAGCAAGGTAACATTTCTCCAATGATACATACTCCACCCGAACACGACAATGGAGACGCCAGCAATGCAAAGTCCGTAATGGAGGACACCTGGAGGCGGTCCCGAAGCCCGCCTCCTGTCGATAGCAGACCCTCCCAGATGCGACACTCTTACCCTCTCCGAAGCCGCGACCATCATGCACGCGGAGAGGAGAGTGGTAACTCTAGCGACAGCTCTCAAACCTCCTCCAGCGGGGTGTCTGATGACATGATCTTCGATCACCTGAAGCGTAAGAAGCGTCTTGGAAAACAGAGAAAGAAGGCTGCAGCTCCGCTGCCGTCAGGTCCAAACTACTTGAAGGAGAAAATAGTCCAGCTTCCTCTACCCCAGTCACTCATCTCATATCTCCTATACCACCGCGAGATATGA